The Brockia lithotrophica region GCCCCAAACGGCGGGCGACGCGGCGGATGTGGGTGTCCACGGCAAAGGCCGGGATCGCAAAGGCGTTGGCCGCCACGACGTTGGCCGTCTTGCGTCCCACGCCGGGAAGCGCCGTGAGCGAGTCGACATCCGCGGGTACCTCTCCCCCGTAGCGCTCCACGAGCTCCCGTGCCAACGCGACGAGCCGTTCGGCCTTGATCCGGTAGAGACCGAGCGCGCGAAGGATGGGGTATAGCTCCTCTGGGGAAGCCGCAGACAACGCGCGGGCGTCGGGGTAACGCCGGAAGAGCTCGGGGGTTACGGCGTTGACCTTGGCGTCCGTCGTCTGGGCGGAAAGCACCGTGGCCACGAGGAGTTCGTAAGGGTTGCGGTAGACGAGTTCGCAGCGCGCATCGGGGTAGAGGTCGAGGAGCCCCTGCACGATCTCCCGTACGGGAACGCGGTAGGCGCGAAGGGGTCGGAAAGACGTGCGGAGCCTGGCGCGCCCCTTGACCCGGCCGCTCCCGCTCATTTTGCTTCCCCCGGGGAAGATATGTGGGCATCGAGGGCTTCCAGCACGCGCTCCACGTGTCCGTCGACACGTACGTTCGTCCACGCGCGCACGACGCGGCCCTCGGGATCCAGGAGA contains the following coding sequences:
- a CDS encoding Endonuclease III yields the protein MSGSGRVKGRARLRTSFRPLRAYRVPVREIVQGLLDLYPDARCELVYRNPYELLVATVLSAQTTDAKVNAVTPELFRRYPDARALSAASPEELYPILRALGLYRIKAERLVALARELVERYGGEVPADVDSLTALPGVGRKTANVVAANAFAIPAFAVDTHIRRVARRLGLTTSANPGVIEREITRIVPKRLWIVLHHALIWHGRRVCHARFPKCHICPLRPACRAWRSGEVRPARGTADLSAP